One stretch of Rosistilla oblonga DNA includes these proteins:
- a CDS encoding PSD1 and planctomycete cytochrome C domain-containing protein → MNQKTHHMIGCLLLLASLAGSVARAEEAAGSKADEKQQAIERDFTLNVLPVLRSKCLGCHGGDADDIKGDLSVVSREALLRGGESGDPTVVPGDPDAGTMLAAIRWESMEMPPKENDRLTEKQIAEIQRWIEHGAPWPDEATQQHYRDLESQKKSTADGMIVSTSGGLSQDWTNRRYAADDLWAYAPLPAKESLAADGLPLPAAIDLYIDRQLQQADLQASGEATPAALLRRATLDLTGLPPSPDQYDAFEIAWHRDREAAWAALIDRLLASPEYGEHWGRHWLDVTRYADTGGMANDFERSNMWRYRDYVVRSLNEDKPYDQFVVEQLAGDELADLSVRQRTGGDVKTVHQVQLDGDYTPEEAEWIVATGFLRMGPWDNAMIEAEEARQIYLDDLVNITGQAFLSTTMRCFKCHDHKFDPLPTRDYYRMYAAFATTRMAERTVPYLDDESREGFEAGRAHVQRMLDFAVAQKKKLVDKREAAARAWFEEHNLPYKNDAERKDLPDEEKPERHVGLTTAEQGELKVREQDEWIWNRRLERYQPMAQSVFNAEAGRLAWNGARKLRIQRLKKSSPLTNHILLGGALTALGETVMPGVLSAVSLPVDPAAKDPFLLPADIDGRRLGLARWIASRDNGLATRSIVNRVWQYHFGTGLAANSINFGVKGAKPSHPELLDFLTVDFVENGWTLKRLHRAIMQSQAYRRSTVPVDSQRIAKLDPGNQLLSHFPRRRMSAEELRDGLLQITGELQATRGGLPVMPEINMEVALQPRMIQFSLAPAYQPSPTPELRNRRTIYAYHVRGQSDPFTELFNQPNSNETCEVRESAAVTPQVFGLLNSDVITDRSIALALRLQREQQTVADQVAYAFRLVLGRDPTANESQRLTQYVRDMQAYHEEKAPAAVRYPTEITRSLVEEFSGEVFEYQEILPVFEQYVPDAKASDVSAATRALADACLLLFNTNEFMYVE, encoded by the coding sequence ATGAATCAGAAAACCCATCACATGATTGGCTGCCTGCTGTTGCTGGCGTCACTGGCTGGTTCGGTCGCCCGGGCCGAAGAAGCGGCCGGTAGCAAGGCTGATGAAAAACAGCAGGCGATCGAGCGAGACTTCACGCTGAACGTGTTGCCGGTTCTGCGTAGCAAGTGCTTGGGCTGTCACGGCGGCGACGCCGATGACATCAAGGGTGACTTGAGCGTTGTCAGTCGCGAGGCGTTGTTGCGCGGCGGCGAATCGGGAGACCCGACGGTTGTGCCGGGGGATCCCGACGCGGGGACGATGCTTGCGGCAATCCGTTGGGAGAGTATGGAGATGCCTCCCAAAGAAAACGATCGGCTGACCGAGAAGCAGATCGCGGAGATTCAGCGTTGGATCGAGCATGGTGCTCCGTGGCCCGATGAGGCGACGCAGCAGCACTATCGCGATTTGGAGAGTCAGAAAAAGTCGACGGCGGATGGCATGATCGTCTCGACCAGCGGAGGCCTTTCGCAGGACTGGACCAACCGGCGGTATGCCGCCGATGATCTCTGGGCCTACGCTCCGCTGCCCGCGAAGGAATCATTGGCCGCCGATGGCCTGCCGCTCCCCGCGGCGATCGATCTTTATATCGATCGGCAATTGCAGCAGGCGGATCTGCAAGCCAGTGGCGAAGCGACTCCCGCGGCGCTGCTGCGGCGTGCGACTTTGGATCTGACCGGATTGCCTCCATCGCCCGATCAGTACGATGCGTTTGAGATCGCTTGGCATCGGGATCGCGAAGCGGCTTGGGCGGCGCTGATCGATCGCTTGTTGGCTAGTCCCGAATATGGCGAGCATTGGGGGCGGCACTGGTTGGATGTAACGCGTTATGCCGACACCGGTGGGATGGCGAATGATTTCGAGCGATCGAACATGTGGCGTTATCGCGATTACGTCGTGCGGTCGTTGAACGAAGATAAACCGTACGATCAGTTTGTGGTGGAGCAGTTGGCTGGTGATGAGTTGGCCGACCTGTCGGTTCGCCAGCGGACCGGTGGCGATGTCAAAACCGTTCACCAAGTGCAGCTCGATGGCGATTATACGCCTGAAGAAGCGGAGTGGATCGTGGCGACGGGTTTCCTGCGGATGGGCCCCTGGGACAACGCGATGATCGAAGCCGAAGAGGCTCGGCAGATCTATCTCGATGATTTAGTGAACATCACCGGGCAGGCGTTTCTTTCGACGACGATGCGGTGTTTCAAGTGTCACGATCACAAGTTTGATCCGCTGCCGACTCGCGACTACTACCGCATGTACGCCGCCTTTGCGACGACGCGGATGGCCGAACGGACGGTTCCCTATCTGGACGACGAGAGTCGCGAAGGGTTTGAAGCGGGGCGAGCGCACGTGCAACGGATGCTCGATTTTGCTGTCGCTCAAAAGAAGAAGCTCGTTGACAAACGCGAGGCCGCGGCGCGGGCGTGGTTTGAAGAGCACAATCTGCCTTATAAGAACGATGCCGAACGCAAAGATTTGCCCGATGAGGAAAAGCCGGAGCGGCATGTCGGTTTGACGACGGCGGAGCAGGGTGAGTTGAAGGTTCGCGAGCAGGATGAGTGGATCTGGAATCGGCGGTTGGAGCGTTATCAGCCGATGGCTCAAAGCGTGTTTAACGCCGAGGCGGGCAGGCTGGCTTGGAATGGGGCTCGCAAGTTGAGGATCCAGCGGTTGAAGAAGAGCAGTCCGCTGACGAATCACATTTTGTTGGGTGGCGCGTTGACGGCGTTGGGTGAAACGGTGATGCCGGGCGTGCTGAGTGCTGTCTCGTTGCCAGTCGATCCGGCGGCAAAAGATCCTTTCCTGTTGCCTGCCGATATCGATGGCCGGCGGCTTGGACTGGCACGCTGGATCGCAAGTCGCGACAACGGCTTGGCGACGCGTTCGATCGTCAATCGGGTTTGGCAGTACCATTTTGGAACCGGATTGGCTGCCAATTCGATCAACTTCGGCGTCAAGGGAGCAAAGCCTTCGCATCCGGAGCTGTTGGATTTTCTGACGGTCGATTTTGTCGAGAACGGCTGGACGCTGAAGCGACTGCACCGGGCGATCATGCAATCGCAGGCCTATCGTCGCAGCACCGTTCCCGTCGATTCGCAGCGAATCGCCAAGCTCGATCCCGGCAACCAGTTGTTGTCTCATTTCCCGCGGCGACGGATGAGTGCCGAAGAGCTGCGCGATGGGCTGCTGCAGATCACCGGCGAACTGCAAGCGACCCGCGGCGGGCTGCCGGTGATGCCCGAGATCAACATGGAGGTGGCGCTGCAGCCGCGAATGATCCAGTTCTCGCTGGCGCCGGCTTACCAACCGTCGCCGACTCCCGAGTTGCGGAATCGCCGCACGATCTACGCCTACCATGTTCGCGGTCAATCCGATCCGTTCACCGAGCTGTTTAATCAGCCGAATTCGAACGAGACGTGTGAGGTTCGCGAATCGGCGGCCGTCACGCCTCAGGTTTTTGGTTTGCTCAACAGCGACGTGATCACCGATCGCAGCATCGCGTTGGCGCTGCGACTGCAACGCGAGCAGCAGACGGTTGCGGATCAGGTCGCTTATGCGTTTCGTTTGGTCTTGGGACGCGATCCCACGGCAAACGAATCGCAACGATTGACTCAGTACGTTCGCGATATGCAAGCGTATCACGAAGAAAAGGCTCCCGCGGCGGTTCGTTATCC